From Myotis daubentonii chromosome 15, mMyoDau2.1, whole genome shotgun sequence, one genomic window encodes:
- the ZNF784 gene encoding zinc finger protein 784, with protein sequence MAAERPEPPSPSSAAREPRSPELPDLVLVPDDSSPATPPPDLIEIQVVKVTDTTLVPEPPEPGSLHCALCPAAFRLVSELLFHEHGHLAGAEAGGQGADPGRCHVCGHSCPGPASLRAHYSLHTGERPYRCPLCPRAFRALAALLRHQHRHGAEPGTSERPTEAAAARGQGPEVPPERSEVVMAAAAAGAAVGKPFACRFCAKPFRRSSDMRDHERVHTGERPYHCGVCGKGFTQSSVLSGHARIHTGERPFRCALCARTFNNSSNFRKHQRTHFHGPGPGPRDTAGSQLAAGAEGPGSGCGAGNAREEGRGETATMKVKVDQ encoded by the coding sequence gtcctggTGCCCGATGACAGCAGCCCCGCCACGCCCCCGCCTGACCTCATTGAGATCCAGGTGGTGAAGGTGACGGACACCACCCTGGTGCCCGAGCCCCCGGAGCCAGGCTCTCTTCACTGTGCCTTGTGCCCGGCTGCCTTCCGTCTGGTCTCCGAGCTGCTGTTCCATGAACACGGCCACCTGGCCGGGGCCGAGGCCGGCGGGCAGGGTGCGGACCCCGGCCGGTGTCACGTGTGTGGCCACAGCTGCCCGGGCCCCGCCAGCCTCCGCGCCCACTACAGCCTGCACACGGGAGAGCGCCCTTACCGCTGCCCGCTCTGTCCCCGCGCCTTCAGGGCTCTGGCGGCCCTGTTGCGGCACCAGCACCGGCACGGGGCGGAGCCCGGGACCTCTGAGAGGCCCACCGAGGCGGCAGCGGCTCGGGGACAGGGGCCCGAGGTGCCCCCGGAGCGGTCCGAGGTGGTGATGGCGGCTGCGGCGGCGGGCGCGGCCGTGGGGAAGCCGTTCGCCTGCAGGTTCTGCGCCAAGCCCTTCCGCCGCTCCTCGGACATGCGAGACCACGAGCGGGTGCACACGGGCGAGCGGCCCTACCACTGCGGCGTCTGTGGCAAGGGCTTCACGCAGTCCTCGGTGCTGAGCGGCCACGCCCGCATCCACACCGGCGAGCGCCCCTTCCGCTGCGCGCTCTGCGCCCGCACTTTCAACAACTCGTCCAACTTCCGCAAGCACCAGCGCACGCACTTCCACGGCCCGGGGCCCGGGCCCAGAGACACGGCCGGGAGCCAGCTGGCGGCGGGGGCCGAGGGGCCAGGGAGTGGGTGTGGGGCGGGAAACGCTCGGGAAGAGGGGCGTGGGGAGACAGCCACCATGAAGGTGAAGGTCGACCAGTAG